Part of the Halobaculum halobium genome, GCTCGGTCTTCTCGACGACCGTGCAGGTGTTGAGGATGGCCACGTCCGCCTCGGCGGGTCCGTCCACGGGGCGGTGGCCGCCGTCGCGGAGCCGGCGCTCGATCTCGCGGCTCTCACCCCGATTGGACGTGCAGCCGTAGGTCTCGATGTGGTACGTCGCCATTCGCGTATCCCAATCTTCCCGCGCGCGAGGTTAAGGGGTACGGTCCGGGGTGACGAGCGGCGCCGCCTGCGGTGAGTGATCTGGACGCGCGGCGCTGTCCCCACTGGGGATGGGAAACCGATATACGCTGTCCGGCGAAGGATCCGCCGAACCAATGCCCTCCCGTCGCCGGCTGCTGTCCGGGCTCGCCGCCGCCGGAGCCGCGGGGCTGGCGGGCTGCTCGGGGAACGGTCCGGACGCGACGACCTTCTCTCCCGGGCGGGACTCGACCACCGAGTGGCCCCTCCCGGCGCGCGGGGCGCGCGCGACGAGCTACGCCCCGGACGCGGTCGCGCCGCGCACGCCGCCGACCGAGCGCTGGCGCGCGGAGACGGGGCGGGCGGTCGGCCGGACCGTCGTCGCCGACGGGACGGCGTTCGTCCCCGCCGAGGACGGCCTGTACGCGCTCCGCCTGCGCGACGGCGACGAGCGCTGGCGCGCCCCGATCAGCCCCTACGGCGTCGCCGTCGCCGACGGCGTCGCGTACGCCTCCAGCCGGAATGAGCCGCTTGTGTACGCGTTCGAGGCCGCTACCGGCGAGGAGCGCTGGCGCGTCGAGACGGCGGCCGACTTCGCGGTCGCGCCGCTTCCCGCCCCCGCGACCGACTCGGTGATCGTCGGTGACACCGGGGGCCGGGTCGCGGCGTTGGCGCCGCGAACCGGGGAGTCGCGCTGGACGTTCCGGGCGTTCACCGGCGTCTACTCGCTGGCGGCCCGCGAGGACCGCATCTACGTCGGGACGACCGGCGGCGAGGCGTACGAGCTGCACGTCGTCGAGACCGAGGCGGGCGAGCCCCGCGGCGTCCCGCTGTGGCGACGGAAACTTCCCGGCACGGTCCGCGCGCTGACCGCGGCGCCCGCTTCCGTGTACGCGGCCACCTTCGGCGGCGGCGTCCTCCGGCTCGCCACGGGCGCGGCGGCCGGTCGCACGGAGTGGCACGCAGTCGGCGCGCCGACGGTGACCGACGCGCTCGTCCACGCCGGCGGGCTGCTCGCGGGCGCGGGCTCGGAGGGGTCTCGGCGTTCGGCGCCGAGGACGGCGGGCAGCGCTGGCGCGTCGCCGTCGATCGCGTCGCCCCGGTGTCGCCCGCCGTCGCCGCGGGAGACACGCTGTACGTCGGCGTCGGCGGCGCGCTCCGGGCGTACGCGCTCGGGGGCGGCGTCGGCGTCGGCCCCTACCGGATCGACGTGGAGCGCTGGCGACGGGAACTGCCCGTCAGAGCCGTCGCCGTCGCCGACGGCGCGCTCGTCGTCGCCTCCGACGACCTCGACGGCTCGTCCGGCGTGGTCGTGCTGGAGTAAGTACCCCACGCCCGGATTTGTGAGTTCCACCCACGGTCGGCGCCGTTCAGGCGTCCGGGTGGCCGGCGACGATGGCCGCGCCGGAGGATGCCCCGATTCGGACGGCGCCCGCCTCCAGCATCGCGATCGCTTCCTCGTAGCTGCCGACGCCGCCGCTGGCTTTCACCGGGAGGTACTCGCTCATCAGCTCCACGTCCGGGACGGTCGCGCCGCCGTCGGCGAAGCCGGTCGACGTCTTCACCATCGCGGCGTCGGCGTCGCGGGCGGCGTCGCACGCGCGGCGCTTCTCGTCGTCCGAGAGCAGCGCCGTCTCGATGATGACTTTCACGGGGACGGGGACGGCGGCGACGACCTCGGCGACCTCCTCGTGAACCGCGTCGTCGTCGCCCGCGCGCAAGCGCCCGACGTTGATCACGAGGTCGAGTTCGTCGGCGCCCTCGCGCCAGGCGTCTTCCGCCTCCGCCCGTTTGGCCGCCGGGGTGTGCTGCCCGTGCGGGAAGCCGATCACCGTCGCGAGCGTCACCTCCGGCGCGCGCTCGCTGGCCTCGGCGACGTAACACGGCGGAATGCAGGCGTTCATGTCGTGCTCGTCGGCCTCGTCGAGGACGCGGGCGACGTCCTCAAGCGTCGTCTCCGGTCCGAGTATCGTGTGGTCGATGGTCGCGGCGAACTCGTCGAGCGAGAGCGACGCGGGGTCGGCGAAGGCGTGCGCGTCGAACGCGTCGGACGCGTCGTCGGTCATACCGGCGACTCGTGTGCTGCCCCGGAAAAGCTACCGAGTGTCTTCCGGGTGTCGCCGCTCACGATTCGGCTGCCGCGAGCACGCGGTACGTCACGACCGCGGCGACCGCCGAGGCGACGACGCCGAGGGCGAGGGGAGCGACGCCAGTCGGGTCGGGCGCAACCCCGAACGACAACGCGAGCGTCACGGGCGTCACGGCGAGCGAGAGAAGGGCACGGACGAGCGGGTGCACGGGTCCACCGCGACGACCGCGTCGGCTAACGGTTTCGATCCCGGACACCCCGGTGCGACGATTTCCCCAACGCTTTCACTCGCCGGCGCGCGCCCATCGGCATGGAGGCTCTCGTCTTCGTGCGGCCGGCGCTGTTCCCGGGGCCGCCGCTCGTGCTCCCGGCCGGCTTCGGGCTACCGCCGCTGCCGTATCTGGCGGCGCTTGTCGCCGGACTCGCGGCTGTCGGGCTGACGCTGCGCCGACGTGACCCCGACTTCGGCGGCCGCCACGTGCTCGCGCTGGTGCCGTGGATGTGCGTCGGCGCCGCCGGTCACGTTCTGTACGCCCTGGGCGCGCTGCCCGACGCCGCCGCGCCGCTGTTCGGCACGCCGAGCGCGTACCTCACGACCGCGGTCGTCGCGGGGGCGTCTGGGTCGCCGCGCGTTCCGTCGCCCGCGACGACGCCCTCGCGCTCGGCGTCGCCGGCGCGCTCGCGCTGGTCCCCTTCCTCGGCGGAGTCGCCCGATACGGGATCGCGAACGGGACGCTCTCGCCCGGCCTGCCGGCTGCGGGGCTGGTCGCCGGCGCCGCCCTCGGCGTCGCCGTCGGCGCGATCCTGTACCGCGTGCGCGACGGCGCCGCGGTCGCCGGACGCGCGGGGCTGCTCGCGGTCGCTGCCCACGGCGTCGACGGGGTGACGACCGCCGTCGGGATCGACCTGCTCGGCTTCGGCGAGCGCACGCCCGCCTCGCGGCTGATCATCGAGTTCGCGGCCGGACTGCCCACCGCCGAACTGCTCGGCGCGGGCTGGCTGTTCGTCCTCGTGAAGCTCGCGGTCGCCTGCGTCGTCGTCCTCGCGCTCGCGCCGACGGTGCGCGAGGAACCCCGCTACGGTCACGCGCTGCTGGCGCTCGTGACCGCCGTCGGGCTCGGCCCCGGCGTCCACAACGCGCTGTTGTTCGCGGTGGAAGTCGCGTAGAACCGGGACCGCGCGGGCGGTCGGATCCCGGCGGCTACTCCGCGGTCGCGACGCTCGTTTGCATTCCCTCGGAGTTGTACGCCGACCCGGCGCCCGACTCGTCGAGCACGATGACGCCGGCGGCGGAGCCGGTCAGTTCCCCGAACTCCTCGATCGCGCGGTCGGCCGCCGCCTGGGCGTCGAGCCCGTTCTCGAGGTGGCGCACCGCCCGTCGCGTCAGGGTCGCCTTCGCGATGTCCTCGCCGGCGCCGGTGGCGCTGGCGCCCCGGCGGGCGCACAGAAGAAGCCCGAGCCGATCTGGGGCACGTCGCCGACGCGGCCCGCGAGCGCGAACCGCCGGCCGCCGGTCGAGGTGCAGGCGGCGAAGGCGTCCGTCGTCGGGTCGTGGGCGACCGCGCCGACCGTGTCGTGGCCGCCGAACCGCTCGTCGAGCCAGCCGAGGTGCGCCGTCGGTCCGGCGTCGGGTTCGGGCGGGTCGGCGGCCTCGTACTCCTCGCGCTCGTCGTCGGTGAGGAGGTCGCGCTCGACATCGATCCCGAAGTCGTCGGCCAGGTCGACCGCGTGGACGCCCGAGACAGCCACGTGGGGCGTCTCCTCCATGACGACGCGCGCGACCGCGGCGGCGTCGGCGACGCCCGGCATCGACGCGACCGCGCCGGCGTCGCGCTCCTCGGTCATGATCCCCGCGTCGGTGCGGACGATCCCGTCCGACTGGACCGCGCCGCCGTAGCCGGCGTTGAACCGGGGCGACTCCTCGAGCACCTCGACGGCGGCGACGACGGCGTCGACGGCGGTCGACTCGCCGGCCCCCGCCCCCGCGGCCTCGTCGAGGACCGCCTGTCTGGGCTCCGGTTCCTCGGGGACGCCGCCCGCGCCGCCGTGACAGATCACTCGCATGGCTCACTCGGCGGCGGCGGCGGGCATCAATCCACGGGAAGCGGCCGGCGAGTCGGCCCCGTTCAGTCGTCGGCCGGGTCGGCCCCGTCGCCCGTCACGCCGGTGTCGCCGTCAGTGCCAGTCTCGGTGTCGGCGTCGACGCCGGCGTCAACCTCCGCGCGGCTCAGGTGCCCGGCGACCGCGAGGTAGTCGCGGACGAACACCGCAAGCGAGGGGACGACGACCACGCCCGCGAGCACCGCGACCACGAACGGCGGGAGCACGGGCGCGAGCGCGACGGCGATGAACGCCATCTGGACCCCCGCGAGCGGTCGTCGAACGCGGCTGTCTGGGAGATCGAACACGGGGAGTCCGCGGCGGTGACGCCGCCAGCGACCCAGTTTGAACAGGTAGCGCGCGGCCGACAGCGTGAGGTACCAGACCGGCAGGCGCCCCCACGCCACCCCGACCAGCGGCGCGACGAGGAACCCGAGCGTGTCGATCCCCATGTCCAGTTTCGCCCCAAGAACCGTCGGGCGGCCGAAACGGCGCGCGAGCGCGCCGTCGACGGCGTCCATCGCCGCCCCTATCCCGTACAACAGCGCCGGCGCCCACGCCCACGCCCCCGCGAGCGGTCCGGTCAGGACGAACCCCGCGACGCCGGCGTACAGGAGCCCTCGGCCGAGCGTCACGGCGTTGGCGACGCCGATGCCGGCGGCGACTGCGCCGGGGTCGCCGGGCGGGTGGTTCAGTCCCGTCCGACGGGCGAGAAACACGCTCTCCCAGGCGACGACGACCGCCACAGGGAGCAGCCACGCCCCGGCGGCTTCGGGGCCGACGCCGGCGGTCACCGCGCCCGCGCCGACCGCGACCGCGGCGATCGCCGCCGCGGCGACGGCGACGGTGACCGGCGCGAGGACCACCGCTCGACCGTCGTCACGGGCTGGTCCCCTCATCGCTCAAACTCCGGATCGGCGAGTCCGTCCAGGCGAGCGCGCTGGTCGGCAGTCAGTTCGAGGCGCGCGGCCGCGAGGTTCGAGACGACGTGCTCGCGGTCGGTGCTGGCGGGGATCGGGACGACGCCGGCAGCGACGTCCCACGCGAGGATCACCTCGGCGGGCGTCGCGTCCGCCTCCGCTGCAACCGCGGTCACGACGGGGTCGTCGAGCAGCCCCGGCGCCGACAGCGGCGAGTGGGCGATCATCCGAATTCCCCGCTCGTGACACCACGAGACGAGGTCCTGTTTCGGGGTGTACGGGTGGCGCTCCACCTGCACCAGCGCGGGTTCGATCCCCGTCTCGGCGACCAGCCTGCGGAGCCGGTCGAGGCCGACGTTGCAGATCCCGATCGTTCGGGTCAGCCCCGCCTCCCGCAGGGCGGCGAGATCGCGCCACGTGTCGGCGAGGTCGCGGTCGGCGGTCGCGCGCTCCCCGTCCTCGTCCGTCGGGAACGTCACCGCCTCCTGCTCGTCGACCGGACGGTCGGCGAGCCGGCGGAGCGGCCCCTGATACGCCCACGCGTCGGGCCAGTGGAGCGCGTAGCAGTCGAACGCGTCGACGCCGAGCTCCGCCAGCGATCCCTCGCACGCCTCCCGGAGGTGGCCGTGGTTCGTGTTCCACGCTTTCCCGAGCAGGAACAGCCCCTCGCGGCCGGGGGTCCCCGGTGCCGCGAGCAGGTCGCCGATGCGCGACTCGTTGCCGTACAGCTCCGCCGAGTCGAGCAGCCGATAGCCGGCATCGAGCGCGATCGCGACCGAGTCGGTCCGGTCGACGTACGTCCCGTCCCGGTAGCGCGAACAGCCGAAGCCGACCGGCGGGAGCCGGAGTGCGGTGCCGTCGGTGAGCTCGGACGCCGGCGGGCGGACCGTCGGAGCTGACACCTGGCCGACGCCGGCCGTGAGCCCGCGAGCGTCGACGCCGGCGGGCGTCCGGCCAGCGTCGGGCCCGTCCACCGTGCGTCCGGTTCCATCCGGGTCGGTCGCCTCCGCCTCGATCGCGGCGCAGACGGCAACGACGTGGGCCGCGCGCCGCGCCGACGACCGGGGGCGGTCGCCGCGACCGATCGCTCGGGCGAGTCGTTCAGGGCCGTCGAGGTGCGAGCGCTCGCGTCGCGGCCGCGGATGTGGCGCGGACACCGACTCGCGGTCGCCGCCGCGGACCCGGACTGCGTCGCGGTCGGCGGCCATCGCCCCGGCGTCCGCGAGGTAGAGCGTCCCGTCGTCGCCGTGGCACTCCAGCGAGTAGAACTCCCGGCTGCGGTGGTCGGCGTACAGGCTCGCGCGGAGGGAGACGACCGGGCCGTCGGCGAACTCCACGGTCGCTTCGACGTGTGCGGGCGCCTCCGGGCGACGCTCCTCGCGTTCGGGCCAGACGTCGACGGCGTCCGCCGAGCGCACCCGCGCGACGGAGCCGAACCAGTCGACGAGGACCGACAGCGGGTACACCGCACCGTCGAACAGCGGGCCGACCGAGAGGAATGAGTCGGGTCGCTCGTGCCACTGGGTCACGCGGCCGACGTGGGCCGTCGCGTACGCGAGCCCCACGTCGCCGATGCGACCGTCCGACAGGAGCGTCCGCGCGTGGCGCTGGGCGTCGCACTCGGGGGCGATCGGCGCGCAGCCGAGCGCGAGACCGCGGTCGCGAGCGAGTCCGAGGAGGTCGCCGGCCTCCGCCGGATCGAGGGCGAGCGGTTTCTCCGAGAAGACGTGCCGGCCCGCCTCGAGGCACGTCTGCGTCACCGCAGCGTGCGCCGCGTGACTGGTGAGGTTGACGACGAGCGGGGCGTCCTCGGCGGCCAGCATCGCGTCGAGGTCGGCGTAGACGGCTGGACGGCCGGCGATCGACCCGGAACCGCCGCAGTCGTTCGAATCAGCCACCGTCCGCGCGAGCGACGCGGCGCGGTCGCGATCGAGGTCGCAGACGGCCGCGAGCGACAGCGACGACCCGTCGAGGTCGGTCGTGTACTGGCGAGCGACCGCGCCGGCGCCGACGAGCAGACAGTCCACGGCCGGGCTACGGGACGGCCGACCAAATAACCGGAGGGCGGTTGCGTCGCCGGATCGTCCGCGGGAGACGGAGAACGGCAGGCTTTTTCGCTCGCCGTCGGAAGCCGCTTGTAGCCTATGAGCTACGACATCGCCGAACGCCCCGAGGAGGGCGAGGTCATCACTCTCGCCGACGAGGAGACGGGCGAACTAGACGTTCCCGAGAATCCCATCATCCCGATCATCCACGGCGACGGCATCGGCACCGACGTGGGCCCCGCGGCCCAGAAGGTACTGGACGCGGCCGCCGAGGCGACCGGCCGATCCATCGCCTGGATGCGCGTATACGCCGGCGAGTCCGCCCGCGAGAAGTACGACGAGAACCTGCCCGACGAGACCGTCGAGGCGTTCCGCGAGTTCCGCGTCGGCATCAAGGGACCGCTGACGACGCCCGTCGGATCCGGCTTCCGATCGCTCAACGTCGCGCTGCGCAAGACGCTCGACCTGTACGCGAACGTCCGGCCGACGTACCACCTCGACGGCGTCCCCTCGCCGGTCAAGAACCCCGAGAAGATGGACATGATCACGTTCCGGGAGAACACCGAGGACGTGTACGCCGGCATCGAGTGGGAGGCCGGCACCGACGAGGTCGAGCAGGTCCGCGAGTTCGTCGAGGAGGACATGGGCTTCGACTCGACCATCCACGACGGTCCCGTCGGGATCGGCGTCAAGCCAATCACCGAGTTCGGCTCCAAGCGCCTCATTCGCGAGGCTATCGACTACGCGGTCAAGAACGACCGCGACTCGGTCACGCTCGTCCACAAGGGGAACATCATGAAGTTCACCGAGGCCGCCTTCCGCGACTGGGGCTACGAGGTCGCAGAGGAGGAGTACGGCGAGGACGTGATCACCGAGGACGAACTGTGGGACGAGCACGACGGCGAGCAGCCCGAGGGCACGGTCGTCGTCAACGACCGCATCGCCGACAACATGCTCCAGCAGCTCCTCACGCGGACGGACGAGTACGAGGTCATCGCGACGATGAACCTCAACGGCGACTACATGTCCGACGCCGCAGGCGCCCAGATCGGCGGCCTCGGCATCGCGCCGGGCGTCAACTACGGTGAGGGGAAGGCGCTGGCAGAGCCCGTCCACGGCTCCGCGCCCAAGTACGCCGGCCAGGACAAGGTGAACCCGACCGCGATGATCCTGTCGGGCCGCGAGATGCTCGACTACCTCGGCTGGAACGACGCCGCGGACCTCGTCCGCGACGCCGTCGAGCAGCAGATCAGCGAGGGTCGCGTCACCTACGACCTCGAGCGGCAGCGCGAGGGCGCCACGAAGCTCGCCACCTCCGAGTTCGCCGACGAGGTCGTCGAGCGCATCCACGACCTCGCGTAATCGACGACCGTCGCGGATCGCCGGGGCCCTCTCCGGGCGAAATCGCGGTGTCCCCGTCTCTCTCACGCGAGCAGCGCACGAACGCGCTCCCGTTTTTCACGCCTCGCCACGTACGAGTAGACGTGGAAGGCGCCCGTGAGGACCTCTTCGATGGGGTCCGGGACGACCTGACCGCAGGTCTGGACCGCTCAAAACAGACGCTCTCGGTTCGCGTCGAGCGCCGCACGTACAACAAGCCCATCACCGTGATCGAGGGATTCGACCGCGACGCGACTTGTTTTTGCGCCGCGCGAACCGGTCCCGGATCGACGCTGCACCCGCGACGCCTCCGGTGACTATTCCCCGAGGATCTGGTCGGCGCACTCGTACCCGGCGACGACGCCGCCGTTGAGGCTGCGCTCGGGGTACTGCGCCGCGCTGGCCATCCCGGCGTAGTACAGCCCGTCGGCGACCTCGTCCGCGAGGTCGTACGGGACGACCATGTCGCGGTAGCCGCGCTCGTAGACGGGCGCCGCGCGCGGGGCGCGGGCCATGCGGAACTCCGAGACCCAGTCGCGCGAGAAGTCGGGGAACATCTCTCCGATGTGGTCGAGCCAGCGGTCCTCGATCTCCTCCTCGGAAGCGGTCGCGAGCCACTCGTCCTCGGTCTGCACGTAGCTGGCGACGTACAGCAGGTGGTCGCCGCCGTAGCGCTCGGGCGGCACGAAGTTCGTGTGCTCGATGAGCGCGCCGAAGGGGGCGTCGTGGGCGATGTTGAGCCAGTAGGTGTCCGTCAGCGGCTCGTCCATCGTGACCACCGCGCAGACGGCCCCCTGGAAGTCGATGTCGCAGGCGTAGCCCGTCAGATCCTCCAGCACGTTCGGCATCGTCGCGACGACGACGCCGTCGACGGCCTCCGTGCGCGTCTCGCCGTCCTGCTCGACGGTGATCGCGGAGACCGCGGCGCCGTCGCTGCCCTGCTCGCCGCTCGCGTCGCTGCCGTCGTCCCCACCGCCGGCGCCGTCCCCGGCGCCTGTGGCGCCGGTGTCGAGGTCGACGACGCGGGCGTTCGTCTCGACGTTCTCCATTCCCACGTCGTCGACGAGCGCGTCGATGACGGGCGCGAAGCCGCCGTCGAAGTAGCCGAGGATCTCCCCCCTGAGGAGGTCGCGCTCGCCGCGGAACTTCACCCGGCCGAGCAGCCACGCCGCGCTCACGTCGTCCTTCCGGGAGCCGAACTTGGCGTCCAGCAGCGGCTCGAAGAAGTTCTCGTACACGCCGCGGGAGGTGTGATCCAGCAGAAAGTCCCTGATCGGCACGTCCTCGAAATCCCCGAGGTCGTCGTACGTGTCGAACGAGGGGATCCCGCCGCGCACGTCGATCTCGAGGGTGAGCATCCCCAGCCGGAACTTGTCGTACACGCTCATGTGCGGGTACGCGAGGATCTGCCAGGGCGTGTCCAGCGGGTGGACCACGCCGTCGACGTAGTAAGCGTTCTTCCCGACGAGCCACTCCAACCGGTCGCCCAGCCCCAGTTCCTCGGCCAACTCGACGATCGTCTCCTCGGACTTCGAGAGGTGGTGGTAGAACTGCTCGATGTCGTCGCCCGCGGTCTCGTAGGTGCGCGCGAGTCCGCCCAGCGCGTTCTCGCCGCCGGCCTCGTACACCGTCACCTCGCGCCCGTTCGCGCGCAGGCGACGCGCGGCGGCCAGGCCCGCGATGCCGCCGCCGACGATAGCGATCATGGCGGGGACTGCGCCGCGGCGTGGCAAGTCGCTTGCGGATGGTCGCCGCGAGCGTCGGAGTCGACCGTCGGCTCGGCGAGAACGCTGAAGCCCCTGGCACACGAACCTGAGGGCATGGCAGACGACGACATCGAGGTGGACGTCGAAGTGGAAGTAGAGGTCGACAGCGACGAACTGGAGGTCGAGGTCGGCGACGCCACCGAGTACGAGGCCGAGTTGGAGACCGACGGACTGGAGATCGAGGTCGAAGTCGAGGTCGAACGCCGCGGTCGAGACGAATCGGCAGCGGACGGCCACGACGAGAGCGAGCAGGAGCGAGACGACGGCGGGCACGACGAAGCGGACGACGGCGACGGGGACGACGAGCAAGAAAACGGCGATGGCGGCTCGGACGCGGAGCCCGACACCGAACCCGGTGAAGCCAGCGAGGAGTAAGGCGCCGTCGGCGGCGGCGAACGCGCTTTTTAACCCACGCGGGCGCCAACGGCTGGTATGAGCGAACCGCGCGTCCCCGGAGGCGGGGACGACGCTGTCGAGCTGCCGTGCGGCGAGACGCGGTCGATGTCGGTGTTCGACCTCGGCATGCGCGAGTACGACTGCGCGTGCGGGGCGACCCACGGCGTCGTCACCGACGTGAACCCGCCCGAGCGCTTCCTCCCGGAGTTCCTCGTCACGACGCTTCAGGAGGCCGTCGAGACGACCAGCGAGGAGATGCCGGAGTTCGCCACCCCGCACCTGATGGGCATCGTGCTGGAGGAGTTCCCCGAACGGGTGACGGCCGCCGACGCGAGCGAGAACCCCGACATGGGCTACTCGATGCTGTGGATCACGGAGTTCGACTCGCGGCGGCTCCACGAGATCATCGTCGAACTCGTGATCGAGCTGATGGAGCACGCGGTGAGCCACGCCGACGACTCGACCGCGATGACGCAGTTCGAAGAGCAGATGATCGAGTTCGACGTACAGGAGTTCGTCGACCAGTACCGCGCCGAGCGGGACCTCGACGCCGACGACGTGTACGTCTAACCCCGCGAGCGGCGTTTTCTCCGGCTCCGATTGGAGGCGCGACAGCGACGCCGACAACCTGTGAGTCCGTGCAGCGCGGTGTGGTACACCGTGGCATTACGAATTTCGTAAATCAGCTACGAAAATCGATGTGTTCCGTCGGCCTTATTACGATGAACGCACTCGGAGACGGTAATGAGTCAGGACACCGACGGGGAGAGCCGGACCATTCTCCTCATCGGCAGCGGGCCCATCCAGATCGGACAGGCGGCAGAGTTCGACTACTCCGGCGCGCAGGCGTGTCGCGCGCTGCAAGAGGAGGGCGCGCGAGTCGTCCTCGTCAACTCCAACCCGGCGACGATCATGACGGACCCGGAGATGGCGGACAAGGTGTACATCGAGCCGATCACGACCGAGGCGATCTCGGAGGTCATCGCCACGGAGAACCCCGACGGCGTCATCGCCGGCCTGGGCGGTCAGACCGGCCTCAACGTCACCGCCGAGTTGGCGGAGGAGGGCGTGCTCGACGAGCACGACGTGGAGATCATGGGGACGCCGCTGGACACGATTTACGCGACCGAGGACCGCGACCTGTTCCGCCAGCGCATGGAGGGGCTGGGCCAGCCGGTCCCCGCCTCGACGACCATCTCGATGGACGAGGACGAGTCGGTCACACAGCTCACCGAGGAGGACCTCCGCGACCGCGTCGAGGACGCGGTCGACGAAGTCGGCGGACTCCCCGTCATCGCGCGCACGACCTACACCCTCGGCGGGAGCGGGTCGGGCGTCGTCGACGAGATGGACGAGCTGCTCGACCGCGTGCGCAAGGGGCTTCGCCTCTCGCGCAACTCCGAGGTGCTCATCACCGAGTCCATCTCCGGGTGGGTCGAACTGGAGTACGAGGTGATGCGCGACGCGGACAACTCCTGTGTCATCATCTGCAACATGGAGAACCTCGACCCGATGGGCATCCACACGGGCGAGTCCACCGTCGTCACGCCCTCGCAGGTCATCCCCGACGACGGCCACCAGGAGATGCGCGACGCCGCGCTCGAAGTGATCCGCGACCTGGGCATTCAGGGCGGCTGTAACATCCAGTTCGCGTGGCGCGACGACGGCACCCCCGGCGGCGAGTACCGCGTCGTCGAGGTGAACCCCCGCGTGTCGCGCTCCTCGGCGCTGGCGTCGAAGGCGACGGGCTACCCCATCGCCCGCGTCACCGCGAAGGTCGCGCTCGGCAAGCGCCTCCACGAGATCACCAACGAGATCACCGGCGAGACGACGGCGGCGTTCGAGCCCGCCATCGACTACGTCGTGACGAAGGTGCCGCGCTGGCCCATCGACAAGTTCGACGAGACCGACTTCACGCTCTCGACGGCGATGAAGTCGACCGGCGAGGCGATGGCCATCGGCCGCACCTTCGAGGAGAGCCTCCTGAAGGCGCTCCGCTCCTCCGAGTACGACCCCGCCGTGGACTTCGGCGACTTGGAGGACGACGAACTGACCGCACAGTACCTGGAACGTCCGAGCCCCGACCGCCCGTACGCGATGTTCGAGGCGTTCGAGCGCGGCTTCTCCCTCGAGGAGGTCGTCGAGGCGACCGGCATCTACGAGTGGTACGTCGAGCGCTTCCACCGGATCGTCGAGGCGAGCAAGGAAGTCGTCGACGGCGAGTTCACTCCGGCGGCGATTGCCGGTTTCACCAACGCCGAGATCAGCGCGCTCGCCGGCAACGTGTTCGAGGATAGCAGCCTGACGTGGCTACCCGAGACGCGCGGCGCGT contains:
- a CDS encoding PQQ-binding-like beta-propeller repeat protein; translation: MARSRRADGDRRARPRRRAARGRGLGGVSAFGAEDGGQRWRVAVDRVAPVSPAVAAGDTLYVGVGGALRAYALGGGVGVGPYRIDVERWRRELPVRAVAVADGALVVASDDLDGSSGVVVLE
- a CDS encoding aldo/keto reductase gives rise to the protein MDCLLVGAGAVARQYTTDLDGSSLSLAAVCDLDRDRAASLARTVADSNDCGGSGSIAGRPAVYADLDAMLAAEDAPLVVNLTSHAAHAAVTQTCLEAGRHVFSEKPLALDPAEAGDLLGLARDRGLALGCAPIAPECDAQRHARTLLSDGRIGDVGLAYATAHVGRVTQWHERPDSFLSVGPLFDGAVYPLSVLVDWFGSVARVRSADAVDVWPEREERRPEAPAHVEATVEFADGPVVSLRASLYADHRSREFYSLECHGDDGTLYLADAGAMAADRDAVRVRGGDRESVSAPHPRPRRERSHLDGPERLARAIGRGDRPRSSARRAAHVVAVCAAIEAEATDPDGTGRTVDGPDAGRTPAGVDARGLTAGVGQVSAPTVRPPASELTDGTALRLPPVGFGCSRYRDGTYVDRTDSVAIALDAGYRLLDSAELYGNESRIGDLLAAPGTPGREGLFLLGKAWNTNHGHLREACEGSLAELGVDAFDCYALHWPDAWAYQGPLRRLADRPVDEQEAVTFPTDEDGERATADRDLADTWRDLAALREAGLTRTIGICNVGLDRLRRLVAETGIEPALVQVERHPYTPKQDLVSWCHERGIRMIAHSPLSAPGLLDDPVVTAVAAEADATPAEVILAWDVAAGVVPIPASTDREHVVSNLAAARLELTADQRARLDGLADPEFER
- the deoC gene encoding deoxyribose-phosphate aldolase, translating into MTDDASDAFDAHAFADPASLSLDEFAATIDHTILGPETTLEDVARVLDEADEHDMNACIPPCYVAEASERAPEVTLATVIGFPHGQHTPAAKRAEAEDAWREGADELDLVINVGRLRAGDDDAVHEEVAEVVAAVPVPVKVIIETALLSDDEKRRACDAARDADAAMVKTSTGFADGGATVPDVELMSEYLPVKASGGVGSYEEAIAMLEAGAVRIGASSGAAIVAGHPDA
- a CDS encoding NAD(P)/FAD-dependent oxidoreductase — encoded protein: MIAIVGGGIAGLAAARRLRANGREVTVYEAGGENALGGLARTYETAGDDIEQFYHHLSKSEETIVELAEELGLGDRLEWLVGKNAYYVDGVVHPLDTPWQILAYPHMSVYDKFRLGMLTLEIDVRGGIPSFDTYDDLGDFEDVPIRDFLLDHTSRGVYENFFEPLLDAKFGSRKDDVSAAWLLGRVKFRGERDLLRGEILGYFDGGFAPVIDALVDDVGMENVETNARVVDLDTGATGAGDGAGGGDDGSDASGEQGSDGAAVSAITVEQDGETRTEAVDGVVVATMPNVLEDLTGYACDIDFQGAVCAVVTMDEPLTDTYWLNIAHDAPFGALIEHTNFVPPERYGGDHLLYVASYVQTEDEWLATASEEEIEDRWLDHIGEMFPDFSRDWVSEFRMARAPRAAPVYERGYRDMVVPYDLADEVADGLYYAGMASAAQYPERSLNGGVVAGYECADQILGE
- a CDS encoding CDP-alcohol phosphatidyltransferase family protein, with amino-acid sequence MRGPARDDGRAVVLAPVTVAVAAAAIAAVAVGAGAVTAGVGPEAAGAWLLPVAVVVAWESVFLARRTGLNHPPGDPGAVAAGIGVANAVTLGRGLLYAGVAGFVLTGPLAGAWAWAPALLYGIGAAMDAVDGALARRFGRPTVLGAKLDMGIDTLGFLVAPLVGVAWGRLPVWYLTLSAARYLFKLGRWRRHRRGLPVFDLPDSRVRRPLAGVQMAFIAVALAPVLPPFVVAVLAGVVVVPSLAVFVRDYLAVAGHLSRAEVDAGVDADTETGTDGDTGVTGDGADPADD
- a CDS encoding DUF5815 family protein → MSEPRVPGGGDDAVELPCGETRSMSVFDLGMREYDCACGATHGVVTDVNPPERFLPEFLVTTLQEAVETTSEEMPEFATPHLMGIVLEEFPERVTAADASENPDMGYSMLWITEFDSRRLHEIIVELVIELMEHAVSHADDSTAMTQFEEQMIEFDVQEFVDQYRAERDLDADDVYV
- the icd gene encoding isocitrate dehydrogenase (NADP(+)); the protein is MSYDIAERPEEGEVITLADEETGELDVPENPIIPIIHGDGIGTDVGPAAQKVLDAAAEATGRSIAWMRVYAGESAREKYDENLPDETVEAFREFRVGIKGPLTTPVGSGFRSLNVALRKTLDLYANVRPTYHLDGVPSPVKNPEKMDMITFRENTEDVYAGIEWEAGTDEVEQVREFVEEDMGFDSTIHDGPVGIGVKPITEFGSKRLIREAIDYAVKNDRDSVTLVHKGNIMKFTEAAFRDWGYEVAEEEYGEDVITEDELWDEHDGEQPEGTVVVNDRIADNMLQQLLTRTDEYEVIATMNLNGDYMSDAAGAQIGGLGIAPGVNYGEGKALAEPVHGSAPKYAGQDKVNPTAMILSGREMLDYLGWNDAADLVRDAVEQQISEGRVTYDLERQREGATKLATSEFADEVVERIHDLA